A region of Burkholderia lata DNA encodes the following proteins:
- a CDS encoding tetratricopeptide repeat protein produces the protein MTSRLLAALVAAALSCTALPAAYARTYVAPTASFGKGAYVHQFVLRDPATHQPLPNARYRLFLPGQVIAGLPVKPDEHDSVIFGTTDAAGRTVRVRLPKLHPEKQWVFNPIVGDGDLGESFRLVEPGGSAPIGHFPYVLDVENEYLACGYSDANGYTYYAQSRTPRNVNLYAGTLAGSADTDWCAGPGLTIANSANAPGAPDLYTQYLGSLVANRDRISSDLRQQIVAKLLSLAIAEHDEGRVAAALDLDRIPDDRRNDIGYRLADAGVAVERGLAMIDAHLAESPDDAYALDSKGWALYRLGRNDEALTWFDRSIAIFAKDGDKDKDASEAHAIGLTHKGEVLWKLGRQDEARDAFAQARKVQPKNEELAETLKRLNVQAIPDSAASPGTTGT, from the coding sequence ATGACATCCCGCCTTCTCGCCGCGCTCGTTGCCGCGGCCTTGAGCTGCACCGCCCTGCCCGCCGCCTACGCGCGCACCTACGTCGCGCCGACGGCGTCGTTCGGAAAAGGCGCTTACGTTCACCAGTTCGTGCTGCGCGACCCCGCCACGCACCAGCCGCTGCCGAATGCGCGCTACCGGCTGTTCCTGCCCGGTCAGGTCATCGCGGGGCTGCCCGTCAAGCCGGACGAGCATGACAGCGTGATCTTCGGCACGACCGACGCGGCCGGGCGCACGGTCCGGGTCCGGCTGCCGAAGCTGCATCCGGAGAAGCAGTGGGTGTTCAACCCGATCGTCGGCGACGGCGACCTGGGCGAATCGTTCCGGCTAGTCGAGCCGGGCGGCTCGGCACCGATCGGCCATTTCCCGTACGTGCTGGACGTGGAGAACGAATACCTGGCGTGCGGCTATTCGGATGCGAACGGCTACACCTACTACGCGCAATCGCGCACGCCGCGCAACGTCAATCTTTACGCCGGCACGCTGGCCGGGTCGGCCGACACCGACTGGTGCGCAGGCCCCGGCTTGACCATCGCGAACAGCGCGAACGCCCCGGGCGCGCCTGACCTGTACACGCAATACCTTGGCAGCCTGGTCGCCAACCGCGACCGGATCAGCAGCGATTTGCGGCAGCAGATCGTGGCCAAGCTGCTGTCGCTCGCGATCGCAGAACACGACGAGGGGCGCGTGGCCGCCGCGCTCGATCTCGACAGGATTCCCGACGATCGCCGGAACGACATCGGCTACCGGCTCGCCGACGCCGGCGTCGCAGTCGAGCGCGGGCTCGCGATGATCGACGCGCATCTCGCGGAATCGCCGGACGATGCGTACGCGCTCGACAGCAAGGGCTGGGCGCTGTATCGCCTCGGTCGCAACGACGAAGCGCTCACGTGGTTCGACCGCTCGATCGCGATCTTCGCGAAGGACGGCGACAAGGACAAGGACGCAAGCGAAGCCCATGCGATCGGGCTGACGCACAAGGGCGAAGTGCTGTGGAAACTGGGACGCCAGGATGAAGCGCGCGATGCGTTCGCGCAGGCGCGGAAGGTTCAGCCGAAGAACGAGGAGCTGGCGGAAACGTTGAAGCGGCTGAACGTGCAGGCGATCCCGGACAGCGCGGCGTCGCCAGGAACGACAGGCACGTAA